A genomic window from Vitis riparia cultivar Riparia Gloire de Montpellier isolate 1030 chromosome 18, EGFV_Vit.rip_1.0, whole genome shotgun sequence includes:
- the LOC117905877 gene encoding F-box/FBD/LRR-repeat protein At1g13570-like isoform X1, producing MLLLAVEIIEDRFCWYHCLRETRHKVYCLEERKLPRSLAMDMELDKISNLPGHIIDKILSLLSIRDAVRMSVLSSKWRFKWVTLPYLVFDNRCVSISSQDQTLVKNKLVNIIDHVLLLHTGPIHKFKLSHREILGGSDIDRWILYLSRTPIREFTLEIWKGQHYKLPSCLYNCQSLIHLELFNSLLKPPPTFKGFMSLKSLDLQHIIMAQDAFENLISSCPLLEKFTLMNFDGFTHLNIHAPNLQFFDTGGVFYDVNFKNTFLLATVSISLYEDITNDKNLADGNSSNLLKFFAHLPRIQRLEIQSYFLKYLAAGDVPGKLPVPCIDLTHLSICVNFSSVEENLTALCLLRSSPNLQELEMLARPEEQTLLETSTTLWKKEHWNYSFAHLQVVKLTGISGVGPQLDFINFLLAYSPVLEKMTVKPASGDGAWELIKDLLRFRRASVRAEIIYLDP from the exons ATGCT TTTATTGGCGGTAGAAATAATTGAAGATCGCTTTTGCTGGTATCATTGTCTTCGGGAAACAAGGCACAAAGTGTACTGCCTAGAAG AAAGAAAACTGCCCAGGTCCCTTGCAATGGATATGGAGCTGGATAAGATCAGCAACTTGCCAGGACATATTATAGACAAAATTTTGTCACTGTTGTCAATTAGGGATGCTGTGAGGATGAGTGTCTTGTCAAGCAAGTGGAGGTTCAAATGGGTTACCCTTCCATATCTTGTGTTTGATAATCGGTGTGTTTCAATTTCTTCCCAAGATCAAACGCTTGTCAAGAATAAGCTTGTGAACATTATTGATCATGTCCTCTTGCTTCACACTGGCCCAATACACAAGTTCAAGTTGTCTCACCGAGAAATCTTAGGTGGTAGTGACATTGATCGGTGGATTCTATATTTATCAAGAACCCCTATCAGAGAattcacacttgaaatatggaAGGGTCAACACTACAAGCTACCTTCTTGCTTATACAATTGCCAAAGTTTGATTCATTTAGAGCTATTTAATTCTTTGCTAAAGCCTCCTCCAACGTTCAAAGGATTCATGAGCTTGAAGAGCCTTGATCTTCAGCATATTATCATGGCCCAAGATGCATTTGAAAATCTGATTTCTAGCTGCCCTCTGCTTGAGAAGTTTACATTGATGAACTTTGATGGTTTCACCCACCTTAATATTCATGCTCCAAATCTCCAATTCTTTGACACCGGAGGTGTGTTTTATGATGTTAATTTCAAGAATACCTTCCTTTTAGCTACAGTTTCCATTAGCTTGTATGAGGATATAACAAATGATAAAAATCTGGCTGATGGAAATTCTAGCAATTTGCTCAAGTTTTTTGCCCATCTCCCCCGTATCCAGAGGCTTGAGATACAGAGTTATTTTCTAAAG TATTTAGCTGCTGGCGATGTGCCAGGGAAGCTGCCTGTTCCATGCATTGATCTGACTCATCTTTCCATATGCGTAAACTTCAGTTCTGTGGAGGAGAATTTAACTGCTCTTTGCCTCCTAAGAAGTTCCCCTAATCTACAAGAACTAGAAATGTTG GCTCGGCCAGAGGAACAAACTCTTCTGGAAACATCCACAACCCTTTGGAAAAAAGAACACTGGAATTACTCCTTTGCCCACCTGCAGGTTGTGAAATTAACTGGCATCTCAGGTGTTGGACCCCAATTGGATTTCATCAACTTTCTGCTTGCATACTCACCTGTGCTTGAGAAGATGACTGTTAAACCTGCTTCTGGGGATGGAGCATGGGAGTTGATAAAGGACTTGCTGCGCTTCCGACGGGCTTCAGTACGAGCAGAAATCATTTACTTGGATCCCTGA
- the LOC117905877 gene encoding F-box/FBD/LRR-repeat protein At1g13570-like isoform X2 → MDMELDKISNLPGHIIDKILSLLSIRDAVRMSVLSSKWRFKWVTLPYLVFDNRCVSISSQDQTLVKNKLVNIIDHVLLLHTGPIHKFKLSHREILGGSDIDRWILYLSRTPIREFTLEIWKGQHYKLPSCLYNCQSLIHLELFNSLLKPPPTFKGFMSLKSLDLQHIIMAQDAFENLISSCPLLEKFTLMNFDGFTHLNIHAPNLQFFDTGGVFYDVNFKNTFLLATVSISLYEDITNDKNLADGNSSNLLKFFAHLPRIQRLEIQSYFLKYLAAGDVPGKLPVPCIDLTHLSICVNFSSVEENLTALCLLRSSPNLQELEMLARPEEQTLLETSTTLWKKEHWNYSFAHLQVVKLTGISGVGPQLDFINFLLAYSPVLEKMTVKPASGDGAWELIKDLLRFRRASVRAEIIYLDP, encoded by the exons ATGGATATGGAGCTGGATAAGATCAGCAACTTGCCAGGACATATTATAGACAAAATTTTGTCACTGTTGTCAATTAGGGATGCTGTGAGGATGAGTGTCTTGTCAAGCAAGTGGAGGTTCAAATGGGTTACCCTTCCATATCTTGTGTTTGATAATCGGTGTGTTTCAATTTCTTCCCAAGATCAAACGCTTGTCAAGAATAAGCTTGTGAACATTATTGATCATGTCCTCTTGCTTCACACTGGCCCAATACACAAGTTCAAGTTGTCTCACCGAGAAATCTTAGGTGGTAGTGACATTGATCGGTGGATTCTATATTTATCAAGAACCCCTATCAGAGAattcacacttgaaatatggaAGGGTCAACACTACAAGCTACCTTCTTGCTTATACAATTGCCAAAGTTTGATTCATTTAGAGCTATTTAATTCTTTGCTAAAGCCTCCTCCAACGTTCAAAGGATTCATGAGCTTGAAGAGCCTTGATCTTCAGCATATTATCATGGCCCAAGATGCATTTGAAAATCTGATTTCTAGCTGCCCTCTGCTTGAGAAGTTTACATTGATGAACTTTGATGGTTTCACCCACCTTAATATTCATGCTCCAAATCTCCAATTCTTTGACACCGGAGGTGTGTTTTATGATGTTAATTTCAAGAATACCTTCCTTTTAGCTACAGTTTCCATTAGCTTGTATGAGGATATAACAAATGATAAAAATCTGGCTGATGGAAATTCTAGCAATTTGCTCAAGTTTTTTGCCCATCTCCCCCGTATCCAGAGGCTTGAGATACAGAGTTATTTTCTAAAG TATTTAGCTGCTGGCGATGTGCCAGGGAAGCTGCCTGTTCCATGCATTGATCTGACTCATCTTTCCATATGCGTAAACTTCAGTTCTGTGGAGGAGAATTTAACTGCTCTTTGCCTCCTAAGAAGTTCCCCTAATCTACAAGAACTAGAAATGTTG GCTCGGCCAGAGGAACAAACTCTTCTGGAAACATCCACAACCCTTTGGAAAAAAGAACACTGGAATTACTCCTTTGCCCACCTGCAGGTTGTGAAATTAACTGGCATCTCAGGTGTTGGACCCCAATTGGATTTCATCAACTTTCTGCTTGCATACTCACCTGTGCTTGAGAAGATGACTGTTAAACCTGCTTCTGGGGATGGAGCATGGGAGTTGATAAAGGACTTGCTGCGCTTCCGACGGGCTTCAGTACGAGCAGAAATCATTTACTTGGATCCCTGA
- the LOC117906308 gene encoding type IV inositol polyphosphate 5-phosphatase 11 has translation MGNFFTVVHSCKGPRFKLKRGPVDYSMNDLATNHDGIRTVRADNRCDFSGSSDLCICVVTWNMNGQVSYKDIEQLVGSDREFDLLVVGLQEAPRNNISQLLQAALVETHILLGKAIMQSLQLYVFGQKMNSELFINELKVDKHAVGGFGGLIRRKKGAVAVNIIYKGIRMLFICCHLSAHAGNVEDRNSQYRHISRSLFSKNQNPYARPVQVTVWLGDLNYRVQGIDTHPARNLVQKNLHRLLTRKDQLLQEAERGQIFSGYCEGTLAFKPTYKYNIGSSNYDTSYKVRVPSWTDRILFKIEDSGKISATLHSYQSLDGIHSSDHKPVKAHLCLQAIKQSPLMP, from the exons atgggaaatttcTTCACTGTTGTTCATTCTTGTAAAGG ACCAAGATTCAAGTTGAAGCGAGGACCAGTGGATTATTCCATGAACGATCTCGCAACCAATCATGACGGGATCAGAACTGTCCGGGCAGATAACCGCTGCGATTTCTCAGGCAGTTCGGACCTCTGCATTTGCGTAGTAACTTGGAACATGAATGGGCAG GTCTCTTATAAAGACATAGAACAGCTGGTTGGGAGCGATCGGGAGTTTGATCTACTTGTGGTTGGTTTGCAAGAGGCACCACGAAACAATATTTCACAGTTGTTGCAGGCGGCCCTAGTCGAAACTCACAT CCTGCTGGGAAAAGCGATTATGCAGTCTCTGCAGCTATATGTTTTTGGGCAAAAGATgaactcagagttgttcatcaATG AATTAAAGGTTGATAAGCATGCTGTTGGGGGCTTTGGAGGATTAATCAGAAGGAAGAAAGGAGCTGTGGCTGTCAACATCATTTACAAAGGAATACGAATGTTGTTCATCTGTTGTCATCTTTCTG CTCATGCCGGCAATGTGGAAGACAGGAATTCGCAATACAGGCACATATCACGCTCCCTATTCTCCAAGAATCAGAACCCATATGCAAGACCGGTCCAAGTTACTGTATGGTTAGGAGATCTCAACTACAGGGTACAAGGGATTGATACACATCCTGCCAGAAATCTGGTCCAGAAAAACCTTCATAGA CTGCTCACCAGAAAAGATCAACTCTTACAAGAGGCTGAAAGAGGACAGATCTTCAGTGGGTACTGTGAAGGGACGTTGGCATTCAAACcaacatataaatataatataggAAGCAGCAACTATGATACAAGCTACAAG GTAAGAGTACCATCATGGACAGATCGAATCTTGTTCAAGATAGAGGACTCTGGCAAGATCAGTGCAACACTACACTCTTACCAATCCCTAGATGGAATCCACAGTTCCGACCATAAACCAGTGAAGGCTCATCTGTGCTTACAAGCAATCAAACAGTCACCACTCATGCCTTGA
- the LOC117907220 gene encoding BEL1-like homeodomain protein 4, translated as MSQSFHQSIFSFSNGYERSKYQEQHQPLQHVEEQVSGELPVYEPGGMLSEMFSFPPGPTVATEILENQISSNYRWPSQPTAANDCNNIARNQHFSRINADLANPMQLSLMNPPAKTSSPTDTSSSLHMLLPNSSNSHLQGFQHGGTMSGVSGLGSSEVPPVNFNWVPGRAAGVDGTSKIGGVMESQGLSLSLSSSLQQLEAAKVEELRLGNGGIFFCNQGVGASSNFYASKTLGTNQQPLQLQGIVDPSRQVYVGYESSLGNLNILRNSKYAKAAQELLEEFCSVGREHYKNQRRGKHSINPNSDPGGGGGAAASGSSSSVKDLAPLSAADKIEHQRRKIKLLSMLDEVASRYNHYCEQIQVVVNSFDSKMGFGAANPYTTLARKAMSRHFRCMKDAILAQLKISCELLGEKDVMAASGLSKGETPRLRLLDQSLRQQRALHQMGMMEPEAWRPQRGLPERSVNILRAWLFEHFLHPYPSDADKHLLSRQTGLSRNQVSNWFINARVRLWKPMVEEMYQQDAKEEEAAASSEDREANPQNHQKNSISAQTPRSSTPPASQRSQINAQENDPSLDTINYRNCFSGTQAITQATTTSPTTTTTTTTISQRFPTTHEAGMHQRTVAADDTWCRGSVFGGEYGTTDAASLGTPAGDVSLTLGLRHAGNLPDKGRLSLRDFGAC; from the exons ATGTCCCAAAGCTTCCACCAAAGTATCTTCAGTTTCTCAAATGGGTACGAGAGATCCAAGTACCAAGAACAACATCAACCGCTGCAGCATGTAGAAGAGCAAGTATCAGGAGAGCTGCCGGTGTATGAACCCGGCGGGATGCTGTCAGAGATGTTCAGCTTCCCGCCGGGGCCTACTGTGGCCACTGAGATCTTGGAGAATCAGATCTCATCAAATTATAGATGGCCATCGCAGCCCACAGCCGCTAATGATTGTAATAATATTGCTCGAAATCAACATTTCTCGCGCATTAATGCAGACTTAGCAAATCCCATGCAGCTTTCGCTCATGAATCCTCCAGCAAAAACGTCTTCTCCAACTGATACATCTTCTTCTCTACACATGCTACTCCCAAATTCATCCAATTCTCATCTTCAAGGGTTTCAACATGGCGGCACAATGTCTGGGGTCTCCGGTTTGGGAAGCAGTGAGGTCCCTCCCGTTAATTTCAATTGGGTACCTGGTAGAGCCGCCGGAGTTGATGGCACTAGCAAAATTGGAGGCGTTATGGAGAGTCAAGGTCTTTCTTTatccttatcttcttcattgCAGCAGCTGGAAGCAGCCAAAGTGGAGGAATTGAGGTTGGGAAATGGTGGGATCTTCTTTTGTAATCAAGGAGTAGGGGCTTCTTCTAATTTCTATGCTTCAAAGACTTTGGGAACTAATCAGCAGCCCTTGCAATTGCAAGGAATAGTAGATCCAAGTCGTCAGGTTTATGTTGGATATGAATCATCTTTGGGAAACTTGAATATTTTGAGGAATTCTAAGTATGCCAAGGCCGCCCAAGAATTGCTGGAAGAGTTCTGCAGTGTCGGGAGGGAACACTACAAGAATCAGAGGCGTGGAAAGCATAGTATAAACCCTAATTCTGATCCCGGTGGTGGTGGCGGTGCTGCTGCTTCTGGGTCGTCTTCTTCCGTAAAGGATCTTGCACCTTTGTCAGCTGCAGATAAGATTGAACACCAAAGGAGGAAGATCAAACTATTATCCATGCTTGATGAG GTGGCTAGTAGATATAACCATTACTGCGAGCAAATACAAGTGGTGGTAAACTCATTTGATTCGAAGATGGGTTTTGGAGCAGCAAATCCTTACACGACCCTAGCTCGGAAGGCAATGTCAAGGCACTTCAGATGCATGAAGGATGCGATATTGGCGCAATTGAAGATTTCATGTGAATTACTTGGGGAGAAAGATGTGATGGCGGCATCTGGATTGAGTAAAGGAGAGACACCAAGATTACGGTTGCTTGATCAAAGCCTGAGGCAGCAAAGAGCCCTTCATCAAATGGGGATGATGGAGCCAGAAGCATGGAGGCCCCAGCGAGGCTTGCCTGAGCGATCTGTCAACATTTTGAGAGCCTGGCTTTTTGAGCATTTCCTGCACCC GTACCCAAGCGACGCAGATAAGCATTTGTTGTCTCGCCAGACTGGTTTATCCAGAAATCAG GTCTCGAactggttcattaatgcaaggGTTCGATTGTGGAAACCCATGGTGGAGGAGATGTACCAACAAGATGCCAAGGAAGAAGAAGCCGCTGCATCATCTGAGGATAGAGAAGCCAACCCACAAAATCACCAGAAAAACAGCATCTCCGCACAAACACCAAGGTCTTCCACTCCACCAGCATCCCAAAGATCCCAAATCAATGCTCAAGAAAACGACCCTTCACTCGACACCATCAATTACAGGAATTGCTTCTCGGGAACCCAAGCAATTACTCAAGCTACTACGACCAGcccaaccaccaccaccaccaccaccaccatatCTCAACGTTTTCCGACCACCCATGAAGCCGGCATGCATCAACGGACGGTGGCCGCTGATGACACGTGGTGTCGAGGAAGCGTGTTTGGAGGTGAATATGGGACCACTGATGCCGCATCTCTAGGGACACCCGCTGGTGATGTCTCCCTTACCTTGGGCCTTCGACACGCCGGGAACTTGCCGGACAAGGGCCGGCTGTCGTTACGGGACTTCGGGGCCTGCTGA